taatataaattgtaatatttttttgttgcagATGTGAACCTTGCACTTCATGTAAATTGCCTAATCATACATGCCAACCATTCCGTTCTGATAAAAATTATCCTAAGTGTTGTTCACAGTGTTTAACAAAGTCTACTGTACTTTTGAAACCAGAATCGAAGAAAAAATaccataacatttaaatattttataattattattgattgatgTTCTAAAACACAAAAACTTATACATTCAATCctattatttatcatgtataaaatataggtacagtatattaaaaacatatcataaatttaatacagtGTATACACTCGAATACAATTtgctgttattacttataacataGTTaagacacaaatattttaattgacaagttatacttacatagttagttgattttttttgtatgaaatatgaCAGTTAGTGTCaatataagtacaaaaatatttattgtgaaaAGATTATTGtatgacatataataaataattattgtacatggcatataataatataccaaaaacaagaatatttttaaaattacctattcatttaaatctataaaaattgaacaagtACTTGAATAATTGTTAATTGGTAATCGTATTTTGTAgtcacagaataatataatataatataataataatattctctggTATAGGTTGTTGTATAGatgaagataatataattataatacattgaaatTCAGAGGTatcaaataaacttaaattttaaaattatttctatttttaaacattttattgttcaCTTGTATTTCCTGGTAGAGAACATAGCACCATGACCAGGTATAATCCAATCCACCTGTTCCATAATAgcttttctatattttttttgtgaatctGGATTTTCACTACCAGCATTTAACCAAATGGATTCATCCATTATATCATCTTCACTTTCAAACAAATCGCCTACAATTCCGATTGATGCTTTGGTTGTTTGAACGATAACAGATACATCCGTCAGTGTATGTCCAGGGGTTGAGATAACTCGAATATTCTCATCAATTTCATACACACCATCGCTGTTGAAAAATTTACTATCGTCATAGTACATCTGTTTGTAACTAATACATCGGCCNNNNNNNNNNNNNNNNNNNNNNNNNNNNNNNNNNNNNNNNNNNNNNNNNNNNNNNNNNNNNNNNNNNNNNNNNNNNNNNNNNNNNNNNNNNNNNNNNNNNNNNNNNNNNNNNNNNNNNNNNNNNNNNNNNNNNNNNNNNNNNNNNNNNNNNNNNNNNNNNNNNNNNNNNNNNNNNNNNNNNNNNNNNNNNNNNNNNNNNNNNNNNNNNNNNNNNNNNNNNNNNNNNNNNNNNNNNNNNNNNNNNNNNNNNNNNNNNNNNNNNNNNNNNNNNNNNNNNNNNNNNNNNNNNNNNNNNNNNNNNNNNNNNNNNNNNNNNNNNNNNNNNNNNNNNNNNNNNNNNNNNNNNNNNNNNNNNNNNNNNNNNNNNNNNNNNNNNNNNNNNNNNNNNNNNNNNNNNNNNNNNNNNNNNNNNNNNNNNNNNNNNNNNNNNNNNNNNNNNNNNNNNNNNNNNNNNNNNNNNNNNNNNNNNNNNNNNNNNNNNNNNNNNNNNNNNNNNNNNNNNNNNNNNNNNNNNNNNNNNNNNNNNNNNNNNNNNNNNNNNNNNNNNNNNNNNNNNNNNNNNNNNNNNNNNNNNNNNNNNNNNNNNNNNNNNNNNNNNNNNNNNNNNNNNNNNNNNNNNNNNNNNNNNNNNNNNNNNNNNNNNNNNNNNNNNNNNNNNNNNNNNNNNNNNNNNNNNNNNNNNNNNNNNNNNNNNNNNNNNNNNNNNNNNNNNNNNNNNNNNNNNNNNNNNNNNNNNNNNNNNNNNNNNNNNNNNNNNNNNNNNNNNNNNNNNNNNNNNNNNNNNNNNNNNNNNNNNNNNNNNNNNNNNNNNNNNNNNNNNNNNNNNNNNNNNNNNNNNNNNNNNNNNNNNNNNNNNNNNNNNNNNNNNNNNNNNNNNNNNNNNNNNNNNNNNNNNNNNNNNNNNNNNNNNN
The DNA window shown above is from Acyrthosiphon pisum isolate AL4f unplaced genomic scaffold, pea_aphid_22Mar2018_4r6ur Scaffold_1674;HRSCAF=2171, whole genome shotgun sequence and carries:
- the LOC115034620 gene encoding metallo-beta-lactamase domain-containing protein 1-like, with product MYYDDSKFFNSDGVYEIDENIRVISTPGHTLTDVSVIVQTTKASIGIVGDLFESEDDIMDESIWLNAGSENPDSQKKYRKAIMEQVDWIIPGHGAMFSTRKYK